The genomic interval CGATGCCCGCGCTCTACAATGGGGCGTCGGTGGTGGCGCTTGTCTCTCACTATGAAGGGTTTGGCTTCCCGATTTTGGAGGGGATGGCGTGTGGTGTGCCATTCGTTGCCTCGGATCGCGGATCGCTGCCAGAGGTGGCGGGAGAAGTTGGCTTGGCGGTGAACCCCGATGCTCCAGAGGAAATTGCGGCGGCGTTGGCGCGGGCACTGACTGATTCGGCATGGCGGGCGGCGGCGCGGGCGGCGGGACTGGCGCGGGCAAAGGAATTCACATGGGCGGAGACGGCGCGGGTAGTGCGGGCTGTATATCAACGAGTTCTCTCGCGGTAGGGGGGGAGTCGGGCGCATCGGATGCGCCCCTCCACAAGACGATGCGTCCCTCAATCGCCGGCAATCTGCAGCTGACCGGGCTGGCGTGCTTCGGCAACTTTCGCCGCCATTTCCCGTTCCGGTTGGGGGTACGCCGCAATGATCGTCCCGATCATGAGCAGAATCCCGCCCCACCAGACGAGGTTTACGAGCGGATTCAGGTAGACTTTGAAGGTCAGCCGATCCCCCGACCAATTCGCCAAAAGGACGTAGAAATCGCTCTCTAGCGTGGAATACTGTCCGGCGATGCTCATCGGGTTGCCGCGCTCCCCGAAGAAATCTTGACGAGGGCGAATATCCCCCACATAAGCGCCGTTGCGATAAACGGCAACATCGGCAACGACCATCTCGCGCCCATCGTCGGCACGGGCTTGGAAGGCGCTCTTGTAGATCATACTCATGTTCCCAATGGTGATCGCCTCACCCGGATTGATCGTCTCTTGCGTCTCTTGTTGGTAGACCGTGCTGCCAATGACGCCAATGCCAATGACGACCACGCCCAAGTGGACAAGATAGCCGCCATAACGACTCCGGCTGCGGGCAAAAAGGCGCGAAAGGGCGGTAAAAAACGGCTCACCCTTGCCCATCCGCGCCCGAACCCCGCGATAGAATTCCCACAACGTTGTGTATCCGGCAAAGACGATCAGACCGTAGCTGAACCACGCCCCAATCTCTGGCGGGTCGGCGGCAAAGAGGACGATCACCGTCAGGGCGGTGGCGGCAAGGGGGACGAACAGCGAACGCCCCAAGACCTTTGCCGATGCTCGTTTCCACGCCACCAGCGGGGCAACACCCATCAGGACATAGAGCGCCCCAAAAAGCGGGATCACAACGGCGCGGTAGTATTCCGCCCCTAAGGTGATCGCCTGCCCTCGGAATAATTCCGTAAAGACAGGCGCATATGTCCCCCACAAAACCATCACCGTGATCCCCACAAAGAGCCAATTATTGAGGATGAACATTGCCTCACGGCTGAGGATCGATTCCAAGCGGTGGTCACTCGCCAGTTCGCCACGCCGCCAGCGCCATAGCCAAAGCGCCACACAGCCAATGGTGATTAGCCCCAAAAAGAGCAGCATGGGGACGCCAATCGGGCTTTGGGCAAAACTGTGAACACTGGCGACGATCCCGCTGCGGGTGGCGAACGTTCCCAAGATGACGAGGGTAAAGCTGAGGATGATCAGGAACATGTTCCACGTTTTCAACATCCCCCGCCGCTGCTGGATCATGATGCTGTGGAGGAATGCCGTCGCCGTGAGCCAGGGCAGCAGCGCGGCATTTTCTACCGGGTCCCAACCCCAATAGCCGCCCCACCCTAGCACGTCATATGCCCACCGCCCGCCGAGGATCAAGCCCAAGCCGAGGAACAGCCACGCCACCAACGTCCAACGGCGCGTCGCCCGAATCCAATTTGTGTTCAACTGCCCAGAGGCAAGCGCCGCCATAGCGAATGCCCAGGGGATGGTTAGCCCCACATAGCCCGCGTAGAGCATCGGCGGGTGAATGACCATCCCCACATGGCGCAGCAGGGGGTTTAAGCCTTGCCCATCGCGGGGGAAAAAGACGGTGTGTCCGGCGGGTTGAAAAACCGCTGGCAAAATCGCGCCTGTCGCTGGATTTTCCCAGAAGCGCGTGAAGGGGTTTTCATAGAGGACGACGAGAATCATGAAAAAGGTCAGCGTCGCCATGGCAAAGACGATCATCCAGGGCATGAGCCGCCGTTCTGTGCGCCAGTTGAGCAGGATGGCTGCCCCGCTGAAGGCGCTCATCATCCACGCCCAAAACATGAGCGACCCAGGCTGCCCACCCCAGAGGGCGGTGATTTTGAAAAAGGTCGGCTCGTTCGTCTGCGTCACTGACCAAACGTATTGAATCTCGAAATGTCCTGTCAGTTGTGCGGCAATCAGCGCGAGGCACGCCGCCGTCAGCAGGGGGACGGTGAGCAAGGCGGCGTTGCGGGCGCTCAGAATCCACCGTTCGCGGTGGGTATATGCCCCGTAACAACCAACCAACATGGCGAAGATGGCGCACAAGAGCGCTAATCCCGTCGTGATGATCCCCAGTTCTGCCAACATTGCCCACCCCTAGCCTAAGCCTACTGTGTTCGCAATTTCACAAGGAATTCTACCATCGAACGCCCCGCCGAGGGAATTAGGCGGGGAAAAAGCTGAGTGTGTGGGGCTTTTTTTACTCAGGGGGTGTAAAATCGGACAGGATCACTAGCCGTTCGTCAAGAAAATTCCTAAAGAACCCCTATCCCCCCTGCCCCCTTTCCCTGTCTATGGGGAAAGGGGGAGAGATGCCCTCTCTTTGTTTACGGGGTGGGGATTAGGGTTTCCAAGCCCCGAAGGGGTGGCTGCTCCTAGCCCGCTGCTTTAGTGACAGGATCATGAGCCATCCCCCCTTTTCACTCTATTTGTACTTAGGCATATTCTTCTTCAGAGGCATCCTCAAACTCGCGCTCGCTCAGTTGGGCTTGGAGCGCTGCCTCCAAAAGGGTGATCTGATCCTCCGTGAGTTTTTCCGCTTGGTCACGCAGTTTGTCTTTTTGGTCGCCCTTCAAGGCATTTCGCAAAGATGGTTTTTTCTCTGGCGAGGCATAGACGACAGGAACAATCGGGTCTTCCAGTTCAAGAACCGCTTTAGGGCTAATGAAGACGATCAACGGTTGGACGGTGAGGTGCAAATCAGGCAGCGTCTCATCGACGATCACTTGGAGCGTGGCGGTATCGGTTTGTACTTCTTCGTAAGGATTCCCCATCCCTTCCTGGCGAAGAAAGAGGAAAACAGGGGCGAGGGGTCCTTTATTGCGGTAGTTATGAACCGTCTCCCCGCTAAATTTCACCTTTGTGATCTGAAAGCGCGTGACAATGGCGTAGACGCCATAGGGGGTGATCAACACATGGCGTGGTGTAAAGTAATTGTAGAGGACAGCATTCTTGATCCCCTCCAATCCCTCACGAATCGCTTCTTCTGGGCGAGGGGTGCGCAGGTATTCGTTGGTTAAACGTATGGAAAGTACGGTGAAAAGAATACCAAGCGGCATCACTGCACATGGTACAATGAGCAGGGCAACTGGACTGACCGGAATAAAATTCGTGATCAAGAGTCCACCCGTCAAGACAGCCAGACTGACAAAAAACATCACAGTTCCGCGTTGGCGTCCGCGCTTCACTTGACGTTCGTTGGTAACAACACGCATTGAAATGAGAATCCTCTGTTGGTGACGATTTGCTTTGTGATAGGGAACAGTCTGCGCGGATTGTACCCGATCCACGCGATTCAGCGATTGTTCGCTCTCATGGTTCTATGCGGGCTGTTTCTGAGCGGCTGTACGACGGGGTATCTCCCCAACCCAACCCCACCACCAGAGCAAACACGGCGCACGAGCGACGGGCTGAGCGCCCTCGATGCCACCCGCACCGCAGAAGCAACGCCGGGGATCATCTTTGGTCCGGTGACAAACCCGACACACCTCCCCGCTGGAACGCGGATTGCTCCCACCCCTACCCCCCGTTCTCTGACTGTAGCAGCAGGGGCAACGGCGACCTTTGGGGCAGCCTTTCAGGTGACAACCCCCGTCCCCCCTACGGCAACACCAACCGCCAGCCCCACCGAGACAACCACCCCACTGCCCACCATGCCCGCCCTTCCCACGCTGCAAGGGGGGACAACTGAGTTCGGTCCCATCGTTCCGCCCAATTACACGCCGCAGGCAAGCCCCACACCGAAAGTGACGGCAACCTTGGGGGCAGGGGCGCTGCCCCCTGTTGTAACACCGGGACCCTCCCCCACAGCGGGCGGATTCTTGCGCCGAAACCGGATGGGGATTCACCTTCACAACAACCTGACCGATGAACAGTTTGCCCGAATGCTGGATTTTGCCGAGGCATTGGGTGTGCGCTGGATCAAGGTGCAGATCAGTTGGAAACTCTACGAACCGGAGCGCGGTATTCTGACCGAGGCGTACCGAGGGCAGGTCTTGAACCTTCAACGGGCGAGTATCCGTGGGTTCAAGGTCATGCTGAGCATTGCCCAAGCGCCGGATTGGGCGCGTCCGGCGGCGGTGCGCGGCATAGAAGATGGTCCTCCCGACGATCCCGCCGAGTTCGCCGTTTTTGTGGGGCGTTTGGTGCGCGATGTCAAACCGGAGTTTATTGATGCCATTGAACTCTGGAACGAGCCAAACCTGAGCCGTGAATGGCGGGGAAAAGCGATCAGCGGCGGCATCTACATGACCTATTTTCGGGCTGGTTATGAGGCGATCCTCGCTGAACAAATCGCCGCCCCTTCAGCGACGAAACCGGATCATCGTATTATGGTCATCACCGCTGGACCCGCCCCGACGATCACTTTTACGGGGAGTACGGTGGGTGATCGGGAATTTATTGGGCAGCTTTACGATGCGGGCTTGGCAACCTTTGGTGAGGATGTGGCGCTAGGGGCGCACCCTTACGGATGGGGAAACCCCCCCGAGGGGCGCTGTTGCGATCCGGCACCGGGGGTCACCGGTTGGTATGAGCATCCTAGTTTTTATTTTCGGGAAACGCTCGATGCCTACCGTGATATTATGCGCACACATGGGCATACACGGGCAAAAGTGTGGGTGACGGAATTCGGCTGGGCTTCCTATGACGGCTTAGCCCGCAGCGATGGAAAACCTGCCCGTGCCGATCCGAATGTGGGCTGGCAAGCGCTCATCAACCAGACCCAGCAGGCAGATTACATCGTCCGCGCTTTCCGTTTGGCACAGCAGCCCCCCTACTACGATTACGTGGCGGGGATGATCCTGTGGAACTTGAATTACACGATGATCCCGGGTCTGGTTGATGCGGGTGGTGAACAAGCGGGATTCTCGCTGCTGGATGCGAATGGCAACCCACGTCCGGCGTTCACCGCCCTCAAAAACGAGGCGAAAGAGTAGCCTCGTTCCCCTGCAATCCCTACACATCCTGATAGGCACGCAGCGCCGCCGCAATCCGCCCTTCGGCGGGGTAGGCGGCGGGGGCGAATGGTTGTCCCGTTAGTTTCTCATACGCCCCGATGTAACGGGAGGCAACTTCGACAATCAGCGCTGGGGACATGGGCGGCGGTTCGCCTTCCCCTCGGTAGCCGTGCGCCACATACCATTTGCGCAGATATTCTTTGTCATAGTGTTCTGGGTCGCTTGCGCCGCCATAGGTGCTGGCGATCCAATAACGGCTGCTGTCTGGCGTGTGAACTTCATCGATCAGCGCTAACTGCCCATCGATTAGCCCGAACTCATACTTGGTATCGACCAGAATCAAGCCCGCCTCCGCTGCCACCGACTGCCCCCGCCGAAACAACCCTAAGGCTGCCGCTTCAACCTGCGCCCAAAGCGCGGGAGAAACAAGCCCGCGCTCCAAAATTGCCTTCGGCGTCAGCGGCTCGTCATGCGCCCCATGGGCGGCTTTCGTTGTGGGGGTGAGGATGGGGGTGGGCAGCGGATCGTTTTTCCGCAGCCCGTCTGGAAGCGCCACGCCATAGGGGTGGCGTTCCCCCGCGTTATAGAGCGTCCACAGGCTGGTGCTGGTGACGCCCGTAATGTAGCCGCGCACAATGACCTCTACCGGAAGCGGCTGCGCCTCGTGAACGATCATCACATTCGGATCGGGCGTGGCGATGTGGTGGTTGCCGACAATATCGCTTGTCTGGGCAAACCACCAGGCGCTCAGTTCGTTCAACACCTGCCCCTTGTACGGGATCAGCCCCAAAATATGATCAAAGGCTGAAATGCGATCCGTCGTGATCAGCACGCGCCGCCCCCCAGAGAGGCGGTACATGGCACGCACTTTTCCGCTTGTTTTCGCACCCAACCCCACTATATCTACCTCATCCAGCGCGTGCCGGATACCGTCCAAAAGATCATCACGGCTCAGGTTCATGCGAAATTCACCCCGTTCTGAAAGATCGTCAAGCCCAGACCAACCTGCCCTCTCTCCTCGCGCCGCCAATCGGGATGCTGCCAGGGGAAAATATGATTTTCCGGGTGGGGCATGAGTCCGAGGACATTCCCCGCCGGGTTCGTTAAGCCAGCAATTGCCCCCTGAGAGCCGTTGGGGTTATCCGGGTAGCCCTCGCCCGCATAGGTCAGGGCAATCACCCCCGCCTGCCAGAGGCGGTCTAGCGTTCTGCCCTTCACCGCCAGCAAGCGCCCTTCTCCATGCGCCACCGGACAGGCAATCCGTTCGGTGATTCCATCTGTAAATAGGCACGGGCTGAAGGGATTCGCTTGGAGTGTGACCCAACGACATTCAAACTGATGGGATTCATTGAAGGTGAGCGTCACCAGGCGTTCTCCTTTTTCCCCCTCAATGCCCGGCAGAATACCCGCCTTAACGAGCGTCTGAAAGCCATTGCAAATCCCCAATACGGGGCGTCCCTCAGCCACAAAGCGCCGCATGGCATCCCCGATCTGGTGTTCCAACGCCAGCGCCCAGAGTTTCCCCGCACCGAGATCATCCCCATGTGAGAATCCGCCCGGCACAATGAGCATGTGGTAACCCATCAGGCTGCGCTCACCCTTCAGCAG from Anaerolineales bacterium carries:
- a CDS encoding heme lyase CcmF/NrfE family subunit; its protein translation is MLAELGIITTGLALLCAIFAMLVGCYGAYTHRERWILSARNAALLTVPLLTAACLALIAAQLTGHFEIQYVWSVTQTNEPTFFKITALWGGQPGSLMFWAWMMSAFSGAAILLNWRTERRLMPWMIVFAMATLTFFMILVVLYENPFTRFWENPATGAILPAVFQPAGHTVFFPRDGQGLNPLLRHVGMVIHPPMLYAGYVGLTIPWAFAMAALASGQLNTNWIRATRRWTLVAWLFLGLGLILGGRWAYDVLGWGGYWGWDPVENAALLPWLTATAFLHSIMIQQRRGMLKTWNMFLIILSFTLVILGTFATRSGIVASVHSFAQSPIGVPMLLFLGLITIGCVALWLWRWRRGELASDHRLESILSREAMFILNNWLFVGITVMVLWGTYAPVFTELFRGQAITLGAEYYRAVVIPLFGALYVLMGVAPLVAWKRASAKVLGRSLFVPLAATALTVIVLFAADPPEIGAWFSYGLIVFAGYTTLWEFYRGVRARMGKGEPFFTALSRLFARSRSRYGGYLVHLGVVVIGIGVIGSTVYQQETQETINPGEAITIGNMSMIYKSAFQARADDGREMVVADVAVYRNGAYVGDIRPRQDFFGERGNPMSIAGQYSTLESDFYVLLANWSGDRLTFKVYLNPLVNLVWWGGILLMIGTIIAAYPQPEREMAAKVAEARQPGQLQIAGD
- a CDS encoding phosphoribosylaminoimidazolesuccinocarboxamide synthase → MNLSRDDLLDGIRHALDEVDIVGLGAKTSGKVRAMYRLSGGRRVLITTDRISAFDHILGLIPYKGQVLNELSAWWFAQTSDIVGNHHIATPDPNVMIVHEAQPLPVEVIVRGYITGVTSTSLWTLYNAGERHPYGVALPDGLRKNDPLPTPILTPTTKAAHGAHDEPLTPKAILERGLVSPALWAQVEAAALGLFRRGQSVAAEAGLILVDTKYEFGLIDGQLALIDEVHTPDSSRYWIASTYGGASDPEHYDKEYLRKWYVAHGYRGEGEPPPMSPALIVEVASRYIGAYEKLTGQPFAPAAYPAEGRIAAALRAYQDV